In the Microplitis mediator isolate UGA2020A chromosome 5, iyMicMedi2.1, whole genome shotgun sequence genome, tttaaaaaaaaaatacaattattaataaattttattaaataacaaagaCTCCGGGAAGCAGATTTGGATGCTGGGTACTGGGGAGAGAATAATTACCTGAAGATTCTTCTTTCGGTGGAAAACGATACTCTTGGCTTTAACTTTTCTGTCTTTGATATCAACTTTGTTACCACATAAAACAATTGGAATATTTTCACACACACGGACCAAATCTCTGTGCCAATTGGGTACATTTTTATACGTAACTCGTGATGTTACATCAAACATAATAACAGCACACTGTCCCTGGATGTAGTAACCGTCACGAAGACCTCCGAACTTCTCTTGGCCAGCGGTGTCCCAGACATTGAATCTGATGGGGCCTCGGTTCGTGTGGAAGATCAGGGGATGGACCTCCACTCCCAAAGTTGCTACATACTTTTTCTCAAACTCTCCAGTCAAGTGACGCTTTACGAATGTTGTCTTTCCAGTACCTCCGTCACCCACAAGCACACACTTGAATGTTGGCATATCAGGTTCTTGCGccattttatctttttttgtttactttttcAACTCGTTAATTAAACCTGAAATTTTACAATCAACGAATTAGTACTCAGTCtctcattaatttttcaatcaagatactgaagttagccgacgttaaataatttttggatttttttctaagcaataaattataaaaaaattgcacttgtagttttttaaattttctacacatgtatattttttttttctgtttgctgttgaaaaaaaaaccaaaaattttaaattgtctttaGAATTCaggattataaaaaattatgaatgtgaatgtagcagacatcagacaaatttaaaattataaactaaaaaaatatttataaaaaaatgcacttttcaaaattttttaaatgcgcatttctttaaaattttattttattaataattttaaatttgtctgatgtctgctacatttacactcataaaaaaatacccaatagtgataattataaccataaaaaataaaatatatataaaaaaacaaatcaataaatactaataaacGAACACGTGtcgcaattaataattacacgTATTTACTCAATACACCCAGCGCAAACTTCATGtctataaataactttatataacAAAATCTCCTATCAATTTTAACAAAACAATATAAcgaacataaaaataaatatagttatacatgtatatatttttctatatacgtaaaaatatatgaggaCGCTGAGGTGTAACCGGCAGGTGTAAAAAGACGTTTAGAatatactagaaaaaaaaagaaaaaaattactgacctcgaactaaaaaaataattaaatccaCGTCACtgcggtaatttatttatttaaataataaaatgtacgGATGTTTagattgataataattattggtctgaTGTAAAACTAAAAGTAAAGTAAAGCCGGTGTAAAATAACCACGCTAAAATTTAACGTGACTTGTCCAAGTAAAGCGTTTGTGACG is a window encoding:
- the LOC130667552 gene encoding GTP-binding nuclear protein Ran, which codes for MAQEPDMPTFKCVLVGDGGTGKTTFVKRHLTGEFEKKYVATLGVEVHPLIFHTNRGPIRFNVWDTAGQEKFGGLRDGYYIQGQCAVIMFDVTSRVTYKNVPNWHRDLVRVCENIPIVLCGNKVDIKDRKVKAKSIVFHRKKNLQYYDISAKSNYNFEKPFLWLARKLIGDPNLEFVAMPALLPPEVTMDPQWQQQIEKDLKEAQETALPEDDEDL